TCACATGCTATCCTTTGTAATTGTTTTATACTACTCATTGCATCATTATTTTCTTTATCCCGTGCACTATGTAACATAGTCCTTTTCATATTTGTAGATTGAGAAATGATACTTGTAAGTCCAGTTAACCTGAAATATTTAATAAATTGTAAACATCAGTTTGCATAAAATGTGAACAATTTAGGACTATTTGCTATATATCTTTGCAAAATTTTGTTCATATATATTTGGATGATATAGAATCCATTTTTTGCTTGGACACTAATCAAAGACCAAAGTGACCATAATTGAGTTCTATTGAATATTAGATAATGTTCATCCAACAACCTACCAATATCATGAAATGTCATTTTAACATTAACAATAAACGTTAAAGTTATTTTAACATTTTATTGAATATCGAATAATTAACGGTTTAAGAATTCAATATCAAATAATTAATAGGTTAAAAACTTTTATCTTTCTTTTAACATTAAATGAGGTGAATTTTAACACATGAATTGAATCGAATATTGAATAATACAAGCATACCTTTAATAATCTGAGCATCATATGATATGTAAATTAACTTCTATTGTAGAAGCAATGAAACTACATAAACAACGCCGCATTAATGCCTCTACTGCCAAAGCATGTCTATAGCTATAAATGGGTCAGCTTGATCGGTGACTCAATCTAATTAAATGTGATTTGATCCATATTTTAAAATTAGACCTGATTTATCTTTTGGGTCAGATTAAGGTCTTATatttttcaacttgatctgaactGATCCGGCTCATTGATCTATGAGGATCCTCGAACTTGATATGGACCACTTTGGCTATTATAGATAGGGCTAGATAGAGCCTAAGAGCAAGATCCATCATATCAGAAAGTCTAATCGCAAGCCAAACTTCTAGATGCCATAACTTAATCATATGATGTTTGATTTTGATCCTTTTTTTTAAATTGGGCAGTCTTTTGAGATCTACATCATGATGCCCCACCCTTTATATACAGAGTGTTAAAGAGGTTTTTGTTATGAATGGGAAGTGTATTTACATCAGGGTTGGTTGTCGTTGGTAACACAATGATGGCGCCTGTAACTCCCCCAAAAGTTAAGAAAAGTGATGCCCCCTGGGGCAACATTCCCTTTATTTCTCTGACTTTATCTTTTATCCCCCGCACCTCCAGTAGGGgtggagatggtgttgatgatgttTGCTATTGGTTGGTTGTTATTGTTTTCCTCATTGGGGGCTCGATTGTATCACGTCTGCATATACTTAACGAGGTAGCCTCTATGGATCAAgacttcaatctcatccttgagctAGTGGTACTCCTCGGTATTATGACTATGGTCATGGTGAAAGTGATAATTCCTCCTTCTACTCCTATTCGAGGAGATTTCATCGGCCCAAGTCACCATAGATATCCTTGGCCCTCGATTTCCATCAAGATCTAAGATCATGGGGTGGACAGAGGAGTGTAGCCATTGAATCATTGGGAGAGACTTCTCGGATGATAGCTCTTTCATGGTTGGAAAGGTTCCTTCTCGGTTCGAGCCATCTGGGGATCCTTCCGACTCCTCTTTTTGTCAGAGATCTTCTGTCCTTCCACCTGCGTATGGAGCTCCCAAGCTTCCTTTGTTTGGGTATATTCTGGACTTGGGCCAGCAGATCGGCGTTGTCTCTTGAAaactttttgttaaaaaaaaagataagatgcTCATTCCATAAGCCTTGCTTCAGCACCGACGTGGCCATCGACTGGTCGAGGTTTCGCATCTCGAGTGTAGCAGCATTGAAATGCACAATATAGTCATGTAGTAACTCACCCACTTCTTGTTAGAGAAAAAAGAGACTGTAGGAGTTCCTCGATTGGGGTCGACAGCTACTAAAGTGGGTAATGATAGTCTGTTGGGCATTCGAATGAATAGATGGATCCTGATCGGAGTCCATAATACCATGTCTGTGCCGACTTTATGAGGGTGGCCACGAAGACAAGGCACAATAGGACGTCTGAAGTACCCTGAAGTATCAGGAGGGTTCTATAATCCTGCAAATGATCAAGAAGATCTATGAAGCCATCATATGGCCCCAGTTGAGGTATCTTGAACCGACTCAAGATTGGTTCCTCTAGAATGGTCTAGGTGAATGATGGCCAAGAGTTGAAGTTGAGGCCGTCACTACTAAAGTGAGGCTTAATTTGGACTTCTCGGAGATGACGCTCAATGTTCCGAACTCTCTTCTTAAGCTTTTCTTGACATCAGGATCTTCCTGGCTTAGGAGAGTAGGTCATGGTCAAATCACCAATGGAGGAAGAGCTTCCTTGCTGTGCCCCTCCCCTTGGGCTTTGATAGGAAGGGGAATGAACCAGAATGGCTGTGAAGTGGCATGATTGCCGCTAGAGGGCAAGTCCTGGACTTTGAGAACATGATTGCTAACTGGCGCTACATCACTTTCACTAATTGGGGAGGATGATTCACCTCAATATTACGTGGCAGGGAGACATACAGTCTGGAGATCTAGTGAGACTTGCATTTAATACTGATATATGTTCTCCAAGAAATGAAGCTTTTAAGGATTTTAAAGTGGTGACATATATTGCATAGCCAACAGGACATTTGAATTCGCTTGGGCTTGTTGCTTCTATAAATAGGGGCTCTATTGACTGGGATTAGTATCGCCTTAGTTGTTTTCTCTAATGTTGAGGTGGAGCTACCTTATCCGGTGTGCCAGAGGGCCACAGGCACTTTTTTTTGGCCTGGGAGACCTTCTACCCTCCAGTTGATTACCATACACGGAGAGAACGCTTTAGTGGGCATCCTGCTTTGGCATGGAAGGTGTTGAGCAATTCCACTGCTCGGATTGAGGGATTGCGGAGGCGGCCATCTGGGCTTTTAGATGCCTTGTCCTCTATAGTTAGGTCTTGAACCTTTGTAGAGGGCTTGTTCTTTTTTCCCAAAGCTACTTTCTGGCCTTCCTTAGAGATGCATTGTAAAGGCAAATGGGATTTTAAAAGAAAGACCCATGTCATCGCCAATGCTCTTTTGAGGAGGTCGACAAATGTCGCCAAACAGAGATTCCCATATTTTTCATCTGGGATTGCATCATCTTGATGCCTAGCTCATACTCCAAGGTTGCTGGTCGAGCCATTTtgatcctttcttctttctttgttgTAACGAGCTTCACTCGATTGAAATGTACTGGACCTtttgaatgaaaatattttctttcattGAGACTCTTTTTAGATAATTTAGCACCTCTCTTATCTCTTCAGAATGGGTTGGCTCTTCTATTATAGTCATCGACAGCTTCCACTAGTAGTGTGAGGTTTTGGAGGTTCTCATACCTATTGACTGTAGTGGCCAAGTGGCTACAATGGATCATGTTGATGGCTATAGTGGACCATCTCAGCTATAGTGGGCTGTGTGGCTATAATGGGCCATCCATGGGTATAGTTGATAGCTCCAGTGGACCGTTTTGACTTCAATAGGCCACATGACTATAATGGGCCATTCATAGCTACAGTGGGCCACATTGATGGCTATTGTGAGCCATCTCGACTATAATGGACTGTGTGGCTACAATAGGTCATGTTGACAATTATAGTAAGCTGTCTCGACTATAGTAGGCCATATCGCTATAGTAGACCATCCATGACTATAGTGGACCATCTCGACTATAGTGGATCGTGTGCTTATAGTGGATCATGTTGATAGTTACAATAGGCCATCTCAGCTATAATGGGTCATGTGGCTATAATGAGCCACCTGTGGTTACAGTGAACTACGTTGATGGCTACTATGGACTATGTGGCTATAGTGGGCCATATGGAGTTTTTCAACGGCACGGTCTCTGCATCATGGGAACCTCGGGGAGCTTCTTGCTCTCCTCTAGGTATCGAGCCTTGTCGGGCTCGAGACTTCATCTGCATGTAAAGACTAGTAGGGGATCTGATTATTCGATCGGACTGTCATGCACCGTATAAGCCTTACAAGGCTGCTTTTGAGGATACCATTGCTGAGGCCGTGCATCACTCGATGTGGCCTTTGCTCTAGCCACTCCTTTTTTAGGTTGGCTGGCAATTTTATCTTTCAGACAACAATATAAATAGAGTGTCAGAGGTTTTCATTATGAATGGGAAGTGTATTTACATTGAGGTTGGCTATCATTGGTAACACAACGATAGTGCCAGTAACTCCCCCAAAAGTTAAGAAGAGTGATGCCCCCTGGGGCAATGTTCCCTTTATTTTTCTGACTTTATCTCCTATCCCTCTACACCTCCAACCGGGTGAAGATGGCATTGATGATATTTGTTGTTGGTTGGTTGTCGTTGTTTTCCTTGCTGGGGGCTCGATTGTATCGCTTTTGCACATACTTACCAAGATAGCCTCTATGGATCAAGGCTTCAATCTCGTCCATGAGCTGGTGGTATTCCTTGGTATTGTGGTTGTGGTCGTGGTAGAACTGATAATATCTCCTCCTACTCCTATCCGAGAGGTCTTCATCTACCCAAATCACCATAGATATCTTTGGCTCTCAATTTTCATCAAAATCTGAGATCGTGAGGTGGACAGAGGAGTGTAGCCGTTGAATTGCTAGGACAGACTTCTCAAGTGATAGCTCCTTCGCGGAGATCTTTTTACTTGTCGGAGATCTTCTATCCTTCCATCTGCCTACGGAGCTTTCAAGCTTCCTCGACCTGGGATATTTTTGAACTTGGGCCAGTAGGTCGACATAGTCCCATAGAAATTTTTTATCGAGAAAAAAGGCAAGGTGCTCATTTCGTAAGCTTCGCTTGAGCGCTAACATGGCCACTGATTGGTTGAGATTTCTTATCTCGAGTGTAGTAGCATTAAAGCACGTAATATAATCATACAGTAACTCACCCTCTTCTTATTAGAGAAAGAAGAGACTGTCAGAGTTCCTCGGTTGAGGTCGACAACTGCTAAAGTGGGTAATGAACAGTCTATTGGGCATTCAAATGAATAGATGGATCCCGATCAAAGTTCAGAATACCACATCCACATTGACTTTATGAGGGTGGCTAGGAAAGCGAGGCACAAGAAGGTGTCTAAAGCACCCTAGAGCATCAGAAGGGTTCTATAACCCTACAAAATGATCAAGCAGATCTGTGGATCCATCATACGGTTCCAGCTGAGGTCCACCTGAGGTACCTTGAACCAACTTAAAATTGGTTCCTCTAGAATGGCCTAGTGAATGGTGGCTGAGAATTGAAGTCGAAGCCATCACTACTAAAGCGAGGCCTAATCTAGACTTCTTCAGAATGATGCTCAATGTCCCGAACTCTCTTCTTAAGCTCTTCTTCAAACCAAGATCTCCCTGACTTGGGAGAATAGGTGGGGATCAAATCACCGATGGAGTAAGAGCTTCCTTGCTGTGCCCCTCTCCTTGGGCTTTGATAGGAAGAGGAATGAACCAAAATGGCTGTGGAGTGGCATGATTGCCTTCGAAGGGCAGGTCTCGAACTCTGGGAATAAGACCTCTGGCTGAGATGGGAAGGAAACACTTGAGGGCTCGATTCCACAGGCTACTGCTGCTGCTCTGTCACTTGTTGGAGTCGTTGTATAGCATCGGTCAGTGTCTGAATATGATGAGCCAAGGCTTTGGAAGGCAATCAATCTATTATGGCCAAAGGTTGTACTGCCATGAATCCATGAGCAATGCTACTCCGACTATGGTGGATGGATTGCCGATAGGAGGTGACGGAGTTTTGCACTCTTATCTGTATCATGCTCTCTTTTCTCTCCAAGGGGCCTGGGTCTTTTTTACGCTAATCTGTTGCCACAAGACTCCGATGGTGTGCTGATATGCCTGGAGTTGGGCTCCAATTCGAATCTACAACGTCGGAGGGTACTtgcaaaggaagtccacactcatCGAAGATATTATGATTGGGACCTtccaatgcttaagttagccGAAGTTTTGGAAACGTTGGAGAGAAAAGATTGCAAGAGCGGAGTGGGCTTGTCTTAGCTTGGCTTATCTTAGATCTCTTTCGTATCTCTTTTTATTTAGAGATTGAGCTCGTAGGCTACTAGCTAGAGTTTGTATTTGTCAGGCCTAACTCTACAGATCGTTGGACCACATCCTGACCTTCGTTATGGCAGAAATCTTCTCCACTTTCTCATATCAAGGTTGTTAGTCGTGAGAGCCAGATGCAAATTAAGCCAATCGGAGCTTGAGAATAATCAAGGAAAGAGAATGGAGTGAGGAAATGTAGGTTGTTCTCTTAAAAATGAACTTACCTAAGAGTCCCTTATACTCCCTTTAtgttggggtgggggggggggggacttAGTGGTCGGAAAGAAGCTAATGTTGTAGAGCCGTTTGCCCTTATTTTTCTGATCTTCTCTTCTCGACGTCCAAGAGagtttttcatctttcttttgagTCGTCGGTGAGGTATCCGAGGTGAGTACTCAGTCATAATCCAACGAAAGGGAAAGCCGGGCCGGGTGGCATATTCCTCTCATGACTGAAACTATTAAATTATAATCCGACATTCTAAAACCCGATCCAGTTGAAACGGTAAATTGAAGACTGGAGAGCagataaagcaaaaaaaaaaaaaaaaatagcactcGTGCATGCATCCAATGGCTAGCTGACAAAGTCACTtgcacccccccacccccccaaccCAACAAAAAAGGCCGACAATTCGACATCTTTTAAAAGCCATAACAGGTTTTCTTAATCTTCATTTGTTTGCCAAGATCGCTGTGAGATTAATGCAAGCGATAATATTTGCCCGTATCCATATTTTCCTGATGCAATAATCTTTTTTCACTATCCATGCAATGGATTTGATAAAGTATTTCAGTTTGAACGTTATACTTCTCTCATTTTTCCAGCATTTGACACTTCAAAACTTCATCATATATAGATTTAATAAGCTAAAAAAAAACAGGCACCCAAAACtgccactttttttttttccatggaaTGGAGATTGATATATGATTTAGGCCATCTTCATAAGACGCATTATTATCGAGACATAAACCTAGTCCATGACAATTATTCAAACCTCACTCCTCTCTTTTATTCCATTGGTAACAGCCTTATCAGCCTCACCATTCACATACTTCCCCTCATTCTTCTGCACCGCTCCACTTGCACCCTTGCCCCTCAGAAATCTGTTCACAATCTCCTTGCCAGGACCCGCCACCACCTTCTCCCATGCCTCGGCCTCGCCCTCCCTGCCTCGCTTCAGGAAGAATCCGGTGGCATCGATGCGATGCACATCCCAACCGGGGAGGGTGGAGAGGCGGTGAATCTTCTGCAGCTGATTGCAGGTCAGCTTGCATGTGTTGAACTTGATCTCGGTGATCGCCGCCTCCAACATCCTCGCCCTCGTCGCTTCATCGACCGATGCCTCCATGCGGAAATAGCCGTCCATCTCCGGCACCCCGATCGACCTCCGAATTCCCTTCGAGTAGTCACCATCCTGGTGGAACTCACTCCTGGCCTCCTCCACCAGCCCCATCTCCACCATCTTGTCCACTCGCGTCGACACGAACAAGTGCAGGAGGGAAGGATCGACGTCGATCCACACGAAGCAGCTCTCGTGCCGGGACCGGAACACGCCGCCCTCGCCATCAACCAATGCCTCGATGTAGGAGTTGGAGCCGCCGGCAATGATGGGGACGTGACCACGCTGGAGGATGGAATCGATTGCATGCATGGCCTCACGGCAGAAATCGGATGCGGTGAAGTCGGCGTCCGGGTGCACGCCGCCGATGAGGTGGTGGGGAATGCCGGCGGACTCCTCGTCGGTCACCTTGTTGGTGATAACGTCCAGGCCATCGTACACTTGCATCTTGTCCGAGTTGACGACTTCACCGTTAAATTGGGTGGCGAGGGTGATGGCCAGCTTGGATTTTCCGGAGCCGGTCGGACCCAGGACGAACACCACCTTGTCTTTGCCACTGGGGAGGCTGTCTGTCGCCATTCAGAAGTGTCTGAAAGATAACAGTGTTGGAGGGCAAGCCTGCAGTGAAGAAATTAATAGAAGGAATGCCATGAACCAAAAGATATATACCTGTGTTGGAGATTCACGAGAGAGCCTTCTGATCCTTGGAGGGCTACAACTAGCTATATATGTAGGATTatataagtgaa
The sequence above is a segment of the Elaeis guineensis isolate ETL-2024a chromosome 7, EG11, whole genome shotgun sequence genome. Coding sequences within it:
- the LOC105060472 gene encoding adenylate isopentenyltransferase 5, chloroplastic-like yields the protein MATDSLPSGKDKVVFVLGPTGSGKSKLAITLATQFNGEVVNSDKMQVYDGLDVITNKVTDEESAGIPHHLIGGVHPDADFTASDFCREAMHAIDSILQRGHVPIIAGGSNSYIEALVDGEGGVFRSRHESCFVWIDVDPSLLHLFVSTRVDKMVEMGLVEEARSEFHQDGDYSKGIRRSIGVPEMDGYFRMEASVDEATRARMLEAAITEIKFNTCKLTCNQLQKIHRLSTLPGWDVHRIDATGFFLKRGREGEAEAWEKVVAGPGKEIVNRFLRGKGASGAVQKNEGKYVNGEADKAVTNGIKERSEV